A genome region from Lutra lutra chromosome 11, mLutLut1.2, whole genome shotgun sequence includes the following:
- the PRSS37 gene encoding probable inactive serine protease 37 → MKFIFYLGVLAGTVFSAHSSVQKEDDAPYLVYLKSHFNPCVGVLIKNNWVLAPAHCYLPNLKVLLGNFRIRVRDGTEQAINPIQIIRYWNFSHSNPQDDLMLIKLEKPARLNNKVQPLPLATSNVRPGTICLLSGLDWSQDNNGRHPDLRQNLEAPVMSDKECQNTEQGKSHRNSLCVKFVKVFSRIFGEVAVATVICKNKLQGIEVGHFMGGDVGIYTNVHKYVSWIESITKEK, encoded by the exons ATGAAATTTATCTTCTATTTGGGTGTCCTTGCTG GGACAGTTTTCTCTGCTCACTCATCTGTGCAGAAAGAGGACGATGCTCCATATCTGGTATACCTCAAGTCTCACTTCAACCCCTGTGTGGGTGTCCTCATCAAAAACAACTGGGTGCTGGCCCCAGCTCACTGCTACTTACC AAACCTGAAAGTGCTGCTGGGAAATTTCAGGATCAGAGTCAGAGATGGCACAGAACAGGCAATTAACCCCATCCAGATTATCCGCTACTGGAACTTTAGCCACAGCAACCCCCAGGATGACCTCATGCTCATTAAGCTGGAGAAACCTGCCAGACTCAACAACAAAGtccagccccttccccttgcCACCAGCAATGTCCGGCCAGGCACCATCTGTCTGCTCTCAGGTTTGGACTGGAGCCAAGACAACAACG GCAGACACCCTGATTTAAGGCAGAACCTGGAGGCCCCTGTGATGTCTGATAAAGAGTGCCAGAACACTGAACAAGGAAAAAGCCACCGGAACTCCTTATGTGTCAAATTTGTGAAAGTCTTCAGCCGAATTTTTGGG gAGGTGGCCGTCGCTACCGTGATCTGCAAAAACAAGCTCCAGGGGATCGAGGTGGGACACTTCATGGGAGGAGATGTCGGAATCTACACTAATGTTCACAAATATGTATCCTGGATTGAGAGCATCACTAAAGAAAAATGA